taaaaacaaggccgaatagtgacgcaattttttgacgcggtgacgttgggatatgttgtgtacctgtataagtgtatgaggttacaagcacacacttattgagatttagtggggcctctgtttacattattagcctgttgtgtaggctacctgtataagtgtatgaggtcacattgggatatgttgtgtacctgtataagtgtatgaggtcacattgggatatgttgtgtacctgtataagtgtatgaggtcacattgggatatgttgtgtacctgtataagtgtatgaggtcacattgggatatgttgtgtacctgtataagtgtatgaggttacaagcacacacttattgagatttacttgagccttctgtttacattattagcatatctactgtggctaagcagacttttgccaaaaggacaataattcatttgttgtgggtttatccactttaaggcactttatttttttttggaatgcatgttttgtttgaaggcctaatataaatgaaaaactttgtgctttttttgaaaagcaaaggctactggaatattagaaaaatgtcaatattcaatagaaaattactttatttgaaaaacatgtctaaatatttattctaggctatttatgcaatatcaaaaaaattgtgaaaaactgcattcattattcggccaagcgtttaaattttattcggcttcggccacaaattttcatttcggtgcatccctactcaccataaataagtttaaaaacacaaaaaggtACAGTTGATACGTGTGATCGGTGTTGGTATCAGCCAATCTCATGGGTGGCGGGCATTGGCAACATAAAACCCTGATATCTTTACTTACATCTTTACTTTTTATTGGAGATGCTCAGTCTTTTCCATTCCTCCGCAGATTTACTGCAAGCCCCTGTTTGCCAGGCAGGACGAGCCCCCCAAGGAAACGTGGAAAGGCTGGCTCACTTGCATCAACGGCAGCCAGGACTACATCAACTCTCTTCCCAAGGACTTGACCTGCCTGCCGCTGTTTGGCAGCAGCAAGACCGAGGCGCTCACCGCCTCCGTCAAATCCTGGTTCCAGAAGAGCTTTGACTGCTGCTTCGCCCCGTTGGAGATCAGCCACACAAGCCTGCAGTGGCTGGTGGCGCTGTGGACCAACTGCCACGCAGAGTCCGATACCAAGCAGCTCCAAATGGTGTGGACTCTCCCGGTGGTGCCGGCGCTGCAGGTCACTTACGCTGTGGACCCGGCGGACGCCTGGCGGCTGTGGTGCAGTGTGAGGTCAGATCCGCAGGACAGGACGACCCAACCTGACGTCATCGACATCGAGGAGGTGATGAGGCTGATGAAGGGACTCATGTGCCACTTCTACCGACACTTCAGGGTGGACCTGTCGGCCGGGACCTTGACTCAGGTGTCCACGGCACTGGGAGGAGCCAAATGTAGCGGGAAGATTAAGGTACCGTCATCTGAGACCGGATGTAaactacaaaacccgtttccatatgagttgggaaattgtgttagaagtaaatataaacagaatgcaatgattgcaagtccttttcaacccatattcagttgaatatgctacaaagacaacatatttgatgttcaaactcataaactttatttttttttgcaaataattaacttttaacaaagccacgcagttgtaacacgtgcagaatgtggtttggcattgtcttgctgaaataagcaggggcgttcatgaaaaagacggcgcttagatggcagcatatgttgttccaaaacctgtatgtacctttcaggattaatggtgccttcacagatgtgtaagttacccatgccttgggcactaatgcacccccataccatcacacatgctggcttttcaactttgcgtcgataacagtctggatggttcggatgacaccatgtcgaatatttccaaaaactatttgaaatgtggactcgtcagaccacagaacacttttccactttgcatcagtccagagaagccgacggcgtttctggatgttgttgataaatggctttcgctttgcatagtagagctttaatttgcacttaaagatgtagcgacaaactgtatttagtgacagtggttttctgaagtgttcctgagcccatgtggtgatatcctttagagattgatgtcggttttttatacagtgcaatCTAAGGGactgaaggtcacggtcattcaatgttggtttccggccatgccgcttacgtggagtgatttctccagattctctgaaccttttgatgatattatggagcgtagatgttgaaatccctaaatttcttgcaattgcactttgagaaaggttgttcttaaactgtttgactatttgctcacgcagttgtggacaaaggggtgtacctcgccccatcctttcttgggaaagactgagcattttttgggaagctgtttttatacccaatcatggcacccacctgttcccaattagcctgcacacctgtgggatgttccaaataagtgtttgatgagcattcctcaactttatcagtatttattgccacctttcccaacttctttgtcacatgttgctggcatcaaattctaaagttaatgattatttgcaaatgtatgagtttgaacatcaaatatgttgtctttgtagcatattcaactgaatatgggttgaaaaggatttgcaaatcattgtattctgtttatatttacatctaacacaatttcccaactcatatggaaacggggtttgaatctCTCTTTGCATTGTTGACGTGTGCTTTGGTTTCAGTTCTTCAACAGCAACTACATGACGGCTATGCTGACGCTGCTGACCGAGTGCGCCCTCCTCAAGATGCCCATTtgaagaaagctgcaggtggtCAAATAAATCAGGTCTTATGTTGAAGGGGAACTGGAATTTTGTCCATCATCCAGAGATTATAAacagtgaaaaactgctagtacaAGGCAGCTAACGACGCCGGTAATACGATTAGTCTATTCCACTTAAAAACGGCACCGACGCTCCATTTACTTGCCATCACCTGCATGTTATCCAAGCtaagagctaacacagaggaactacttttctggtaTAGTGACTCAGGTTGTTTAATAAAATCCATCCTCACCCAAATAGGGATTCTTATTTATTCCGATTCTAAATAATCatttttctaatatatatatacttttcttTTTAAGAATCAGTTTCAGAgacgtttttaggccatctccaggCTTACTGGCTGTGTGTATACTTAACCTCTTTCAAAAAAGCTATTATAATTCATTCTTCATTTGAATGAAACATGTTTAAATGATTCAATCGAGTATCTTGTACAACTTCCGACATGTCTAACGGTTCGAGCCGAGGTGCCCAAACTTGACTGACACATCAAAGGATGCAGGGGCCATTTGGGTAAGTTTAACATTTAAAACCAgtccaatatatatttttttccaaaacaataGAAAGGGAAATTTAGATAGAAATTTCATGTGAATGCAGAGGAGCCAAAGTTGAACTGAAAGCCTAAAAGTTAGCGCACGAGACACAAGTCACAAAACATATGAGCTACGAAAAAAGCCAGCATGCTTACAGTactatgctaatattagcatttgtCAAATACCAagatatgacactgaggtgtaaacCATCTAAATTAGCTTGTAAAACTAGCATGTTAAGTACCTAAATATATAACTCCGAGGTTTGTACCTAGAAATGTGTTTATTAGCCTGCTAACGCTAACATGCATCCAGTATGACTGAGGTGACTGCCTTCAAAattagttaaattttttttttaaataaacagctATTATttttcaagtaacaaaatatttgagactgaggtgtttacctgcaaaatgagcaacAAAAAAGCTGCAATTCCAATGTTGTCCATGTTCCACGGGTCATTGAAGAATGAGCTAAGAaccacaaatggcccccaggccgcactttggacaacttTCAATTAGACCTTTTCCAAAAAAGCCAACCAGTATTAAAACTATTCATGTCTGGGAGTGACAATTCCCTCTCACCATCGAAAAAGTGAGTCCCAAGAATGGGAATTTATCAAGACTGGCATTGAACCGCCATTAGCGCGGCCCACCCACCACTACTGTGATGCTGCCACTCAAACAGGAAGTAGCCTGTTCCCAAACTATAGCATCCTCCAGtaatattcacttttttttttttgggcctaAAACCTGCTTGTACAGAACTGTAAAGTCATTTGTGTTGTTATTCTGTATTATTTCTTGTTCTGTaataaaaacaaaagtatttttaCTCCTTGTCAACAGAATTTATTTTCTTGGTCTTTACAAATGTCAACAACCAACCCGCATGATTTTTTTGTTGAATCCAGACAATTTCGCAAagtccattccatccatccatccatcatcttccacttatccgaggtcgggtcgcgggggcagcagcctaagcagggaaacccagacttccctcttcccagccacttcgtctagctcttcccgggggatcccgaggcgttcccagtccagtcaggagacatagtcttcccaacgtgtcctgggtcttccccgtggcctcctaccggttggacgtgccctaaacacctccctagggaggcgttcatgtggcttcctgaccagatgcccgaaccacctcatctggctcctctccatgtggaggagcagcggctttactttgagttcctcccggatggcagagcttctcaccctatctctaagggagagacccaaactcatttgggccgcttgtacccgtgatcttatcctttcggtcatgacccaaagctcatgaccataggtgaggatgggaacgtagatcgaccggtaaattgagagctttgccttccggctcagctccttcttcaccacaacggatcgatacaacgtccgcattactgaagacgccgcaccgatccgcctgtcgatctcaccatccactcttccctcactcgtgaacaagactcctaggtacttgaactcctccacttggggcagggtctcctccccaacccggagatggcattccacccttttccgggcgagaaccaaggactcggacttggaggtgctgattctcattccggtcgcttcacactcggctgcgaaccgatccagtgagagctgaagatcccggtcagatgaagccatcaggaccacatcatctgctaaaagcagagacctaatcctgcggtcaccaaaccagatcccctcaacgccttgactgcgcctagaaattctgtccataaaagttatgaacagaatcgcaaACTTCGCAAAGTAAAAAACTAAATTTCACAGATCGCAAAATACGTAAACATAATATAAGGCAACAATAaaatagggcaggggtagggaacctatggctctagaaccagatgtggctcttttgatgactgaatctggctcttagatcaatcttagctgacattgcttaacacgataattatgaataattccgctggtaaacacgatgttaaaaataacgttaaaaatataaaacattctcatgcattttaatccatctgtGTTTTCTACGTcacctgttcaataaataatgttataaaaaataattattgacttattacactctaaaaatgttggtcttacttaaacaatgcacacatttagttgaatTTAGTgtgaaaaaatataatatggctctcaaggaaatacgttttcaaatatttggctttcatggctctctcagcaaaaaaggttcccgacccctgaaagAGGGTGTTATTAGCAAAGTGACCAGCGCTGGTGTGCATGAGGGATCCTGGCCAGATTCCCATTCTGCCATCACTGCATGGAGATATTTGAAGGGTAAAGAAATAAATACATGTCATGGTTGGCACACTTCAAACTATTACTAATGACAATTCTGATCATGTTTGATGGCGATACCAAGTCCAGTGCAGCTTAGAACTTGTTTCCATTCAACCATCAGTGCAGTCGTCTCCAAACACATGAAACAACTAAAGATTGGTGAGGTAATCCACAAAAGTACATCATGGGAAATAACAGCAGCTGACAACTGGATATTGCTAacataggtcagtggttctcaaatgggggtacttgaaggtttttgattgattgatacttttattgatagattgcacagtacagtacatattccgtacaattgaccactaaatggtaacaccccaataagtttttcaacttgtttaagtcggggtccacgttaatcaattcatggtatgccaaggggtacgtgaatttttttttttaaatattctaaaaacagcaacaatttaaaaatcctttataaatatatttattgattaataccgtatttccttgaattgccgccggggagctaattaatttaaaacctcttctcactccggcacttaccaaaggcatgcgataaatttaggcctgcgcttatacatttgagtatgatgtaaggataccatcatgaaatgcacatttaattaaaaaaaatgatattatggtcttacctttacttataaatgaagtccatgcgcagctccttctgatcaaaagcatcgataacttgtttatagaagtcttccttatctttcttcagttttaaaagtctctctgtctcgatggagatcttcctttattacctcctgcttcgattgaaagtccagtttagaaaactgttttattttagatatgtaatcctccatgttaaaagtgcaagcgagaggaaaaaataaaggatcgctgctcactcttgctgcttgttgtcacttcttctgcggccgagtagtcgcaagaaggatcactagcgccctctatcaccaggaggcgggagtcatttaatgactcatatttgacacacacagctacggtatattaataaaacatagatgcctactgttctttttagcatattcaatagcttggaccttaaatcctactgaatagctcttaatcttcttccctttatgcgatttcaaatgattgaaatcagcctcctccattttgaaaatgatgacaggtgacgtgacgagtttgacccggtgggaattctaggcatatgctaattatttggcgaaacgagtttgacccggcggaaattctagacatgcgctaataaaaataatattttgtgaaacgagtttgacccggcagtaattctaggcaggcacatactatatacccggcagcaatacaaggaaatactgtagtccaacaaaatatgaatgtaagttcataaagtgtgaaaagaaatgcaacaatgcaatattcagtgttgacagctagattttttgtggacatgttccataaatattgatgttaaagattactttttttgtgaagaaatgtttagaattaaggtcatgaatccagatggatctctattacaatccccaaagagggcactttaagttgatgattacttctatgtgtagaaatctttatttataattgaatcacttgtttatttttcaacaagtttttaattatttgtatatcttttattccaaatagttcaaggaagaccactacagatgagcaatattttgcactgtaatataatttaataaatcataaactgatgacatactgctgtattttacttctttatctcttttttccaaccaaaaatgctttgctctgattagggcaggggtgtccaaactttttccacagagggccgcacacggaaaaaatgtaagcatgtgggggccattttgatatttttcattttcaaaccacaacaaaatatatggattttttttttaacctttagggttcccggggaccataaagggtctcagtttttaaaatgttaaaaataaatcaaattattattattttttatttaatgcttacagtaaatgtcTATATCAACTAGTTAAAAAAAAGGTTTCCTGTCAAAGACaacaaatatgcagtatttagataattagtactttattgattccttcaggagagttcctttatttagcaattaaagtcctcaaagatcaataatgcaggacatcattgattttaattaatatttttgagtaatcacagtgaaaataaataaaatcctactaaatatatttgagatctgcaaggtcccccactcataaagtaatacactttaatttttttatttttaacacttaaattacgAGATCTACTTCAGATATAtgtgtcgattttacgtttgaactattattttgtttgttttatgctcttttgtcacatTAAACTTTTGTTTTTATACAGGGCAACCGCACAatgtatgcaatattttttacacaaacattttaaagtgacattttttaagtaataattcattataacatagattttttttttttggagcaatagcaaaaaaaataaaaattaacaaagacaAGAAAAAAAGCAGCTTTGTGTcagcattgcaactttttctcgttagattttaCCTCATtccattgtttatttatttatttttgcagtatctattttgcaatttttgcagaatgtgtggcgggcagGTAAACAATTAACCGGGGGCCATTtgtactttggacacctctggattagggggtacttgaattaaaaaaatattcactgaaaaaaggctgagaaccactgacctaggtCACTGATGGGGATGAAAGCCATCCACGTCATGATTGAATTGAGTAGTTTTTAGGAGGCCAAACCCAGGAAGAATCCTCCCACGAAGCCACTGGACAAGACGATGTTCCTCTTGATGAAATCGGTGGCCTGCATGATTAGGGAGAGAGCAGGTGACAAATTATCAGAACTAAACTGAAGAGAATGTTGTATGGTTCAGATGGAGGGTGCACTGCATGCATTAGTCCACTAGGGTGCAGTGTTTTCTAGCAAATAAAtaggtagtattttttttttcctgataccTTTACCTCCTCAATAAATGTGTTGAATTCAGGTGCTGCTTTGTTGGCTTTCTTCTTCAGGTGTTTCTTTGCTTTGTTCACATCCTTCTCCACTTTCTTCCAGTCCACCTGCACGTAGCCGCTGTGGTTGGCAACCTGAGGGAATGAAGCggacacaaaaaacaaaacagatcTTGATCAAAGCAACATTCCCTTTAGAGGTGGGAGTCGGGctaagtgactgggatggcggaagccgggatcgaacctggaaccctcaagttgctggcagggccgccCCACATTAGACATGAAAAACATTGACGTAGCccacaggaagttgcatcattcaCCTCTCAAGCCGGTCATGGGGAGGCCAGAAGTATCTTCACTAATTTATCTTCATGTATATTTGATGATGTACTTGGGAGGTAGGGGGTCATAGTCCTAGTACTTGGGGGGTTTATGGGGGGCATAGTCCTAGTACTTGGAAGGTAGGGGGGGCATAGTCCTAGTACTTGGGGGGTTTATGGGGGGCATAGTCCTAGTACTTGGAAGGTAGGGGGGGCATAGTCCTAGTACTTGGGGGGCTAGGGGGGCATAATCCTAGTACTTGGGGGGTAGGGGGGCATAGTCCTAGTACTTGGAAGGTAGGGGGGCATAGTCCTAGTACTTGGGGGGTTCATGGGGGGCATAGTCCTAGTACTTGGGGGGGTTTATGGGGGGCATAGTCCTAGTACTTGGAAGGTAGGGGGGGCATAGTCCTAGTACTTGGGGGATGGGGGGGCATAGTCCTAGTACTTGGGGGATGGGGGGGCATAGTCCTAGTACTTGTGGGGTAGGGGGGGCATAGTCCTAGTACTTGGGGGGGTTTATGGGGGGCATAGTCCTAGTACTTGGAAGGTAGGGGGGGCATAGTCCTAGTACTTGGGGGATGGGGGGGCATAGTCCTAGTACTTGTGGGGTAGGGGGGGCATAGTCCTAGTACTTGGGGGGGTTTATGGGGGGCATAGTCCTAGTACTTGGAAGGTAGGGGGGGGCATAGTCCTAGTACTTGGGGGATGGGGGGGCATAGTCCTAGTACTTGGGAGGTAAGGGGGGTATAGTACTAGTACTTGGAGGGTAGAGGGGGCATAGTCCTAGTACTTGGGAGGTAAGGGGGGTATAGTACTAGTACTTGGAGGGTAGAGGGGGCATAGTCCTAGTACTTGGGAGGTAGGGGGGAATAGTCCTAGTACTTGGGAGGTAGGGGGGGATAGTTCTAGTACTTGGGGGTAGTGGGGCATAGTCCTAGCACCTACATTATTTTTTGATGTTGTCTTCAAAATGATTATTTTGCTGTAGAACCACTGGACTTAGTACTTACTGTAGTCCCAGTTTGCTATTAGCATCAATGTCATGTGGCGATATTTTGTTTATATGCTGATCCTGTATTAAAATATGACTCTTGTTACTTTCCAGTCCtgtttagggttgtcccgatgcAATAATAATATTGGTCTGATATCTGCCAACAAAACAAGTATAGGTTATAATGCTTTGCATCCAAAAtatgtgatacaagtagtcctgcacacattttacttgtgcaaagctggagagccagttaacatctaaatgtcctccaataagcacatgAGCTACAGGGTTCGATGCCATCAGAAAGGACAGCGCGGCCTCATCACCTACATCACAACACGGTACCGCGCTgccccctagagcaggggtcaccaacgcggggcccaggtcgcccgtaaggaccagatgagtcgcccgctggcctgttctgaaaaaatagctcaaatagcagcacttaccagtgagctgcctctattcttttaattttatttatttactagcaagctggtctcgctttgctcgacatttttaattctaagagagacaaaactcaaatagaatttgaaaatatttgaaagacttggtcttcacttgtttaaaaaaattaatttatttttttactttgcttcttataactttcagaaaaacaatttcagagaaaaaaaatacaaccttaaaaatgattttaagatttttaaacacatatacctcttctttcctgacattttttttttattgtaaagaataataaatacattttaatttaattcttcattttagcttctgttttttcgatgaagaatattggtgaaatctttcttcaaacttatgattaaaattcaaaaaacatattctggcaaatctagaaaatctttagaatcaaatgtaaatcttatttcaaagtattttgaatttcttttaaaatttttgttctggaaaatctagaagaaataatgacttgtctttgttagaaatatagcttggtccaatatgttagatattctaacaaaaggcagattggattttaacctatttaaaacatgtcatcaaaattctaaaattaatcttaatcaggaaaaattactaataatattccataaattattttttcaattttttcaaaaacattcaaattagctagtttttattttctttttgtcgtttgaatttagaattttaaagagtcgaaattgaagataaactatgtttaaaatgtTCATTTTCATTTTCTTCCTGTTTTCTCTCCTTTTAAAAcattcaatgaagtgtttttttcataatttattctctccaaaaaacattccgtaaaaggaaaaaaaatgtacgacggaatgacagacagaaatacccattttatatatatatatatatatatatatatatatatatatatatatagatttatttattaaaggtaaattgagcaagttggctatttctggcaatttatttaagtgtgtatcaaactggtagcccttcacattaatcagtacccaagaagtaacttttggtttcaaaaaggttggtgacccctggtctatatgttatagttatttgaatgactcttaccataatatgttaggttaacatagcagttgcttatttatgcctcatataacctacacttattcagcctgttgttcactattctttatttattttaaattgcctttcaaatgtctattcttggtgttgggctttatcaaataaatttcccccaaaaatgcgactcatactccagtgcgacttatatatgttttttccttctttattatgtatttttggccggtgcgacgtatactccggagcgacttataatccaaaaaatacggcactaaaagagctttgacactatttccacatcacccattcacacactgatggcgagagctgccatgcacggccctaaccaccacccatcaggagcaatggcaGAAC
Above is a genomic segment from Nerophis ophidion isolate RoL-2023_Sa linkage group LG27, RoL_Noph_v1.0, whole genome shotgun sequence containing:
- the cenpl gene encoding centromere protein L: MKNMESKRNSAPKTPLNSAAQRRSKSRSYRQSYRSCLGAASRLCLTPAMTSRRLNTNRKAPELLNIAERVDAQQLASLMRTEWQLSYVTPLYQFRYTQLKSYARQLSAYLTAEKQQGLAVGADVSLSYRVTFSVVHGMTQTEVDAETVLIQIYCKPLFARQDEPPKETWKGWLTCINGSQDYINSLPKDLTCLPLFGSSKTEALTASVKSWFQKSFDCCFAPLEISHTSLQWLVALWTNCHAESDTKQLQMVWTLPVVPALQVTYAVDPADAWRLWCSVRSDPQDRTTQPDVIDIEEVMRLMKGLMCHFYRHFRVDLSAGTLTQVSTALGGAKCSGKIKFFNSNYMTAMLTLLTECALLKMPI